One segment of Cataglyphis hispanica isolate Lineage 1 chromosome 23, ULB_Chis1_1.0, whole genome shotgun sequence DNA contains the following:
- the LOC126857858 gene encoding LOW QUALITY PROTEIN: homeobox protein engrailed-1a-like (The sequence of the model RefSeq protein was modified relative to this genomic sequence to represent the inferred CDS: inserted 2 bases in 1 codon): MTLVAMESAYRLRLGVASHHHHVLSSESHVVPRQDRQPDHQQDTERSLPFSVVNILKPDFGREAILNTKLPNESAVSAIIPAQHPQHSPLPLPRDLSLSSTRLSSPQSPQLTNYSVHREKDAFSSLCGITSPLQRHGNGLSRSGSLESLASSRSSVTSSSVTGPPSLCSTSSTIGDSLNGENTGGNTLTSQQNGSNSQSLWPAWVYCTRYSDRPSSGPRTRRVKRSQNSKSSVPEEKRPRTAFSAEQLARLKREFSENRYLTERRRQEXSRELNLNEAQIKIWFQNKRAKLKKASGQKNPLALQLMAQGLYNHSTVPVDDDDEEIVSERNR; this comes from the exons atgactCTTGTGGCTATGGAGAGCGCGTACAGGTTGCGATTGGGAGTTGCAAGTCACCATCATCACGTGCTGTCATCGGAGAGCCACGTAGTGCCGCGTCAGGATCGTCAGCCGGATCACCAACAGGACACCGAGAGATCATTGCCCTTCAGCGTCGTCAACATTCTCAAGCCGGATTTCGGTCGCGAGGCCATTCTCAACACGAAACTACCCAACGAATCCGCAGTGTCCGCTATTATTCCCGCGCAGCATCCGCAACACAGTCCACTTCCGCTCCCGCGCGATCTCAGCCTGTCATCCACGCGCCTCTCGTCCCCGCAGTCGCCTCAATTGACGAATTATTCGGTTCATCGGGAGAAGGACGCCTTCTCGTCCCTTTGCGGGATCACGTCACCCCTGCAGAGGCATGGCAATGGGCTCAGCAGAAGCGGCAGTCTCGAGAGCCTCGCGTCCAGCAGAAGCTCGGTCACCAGCAGCTCGGTCACTGGCCCACCGTCCTTGTGTTCCACATCGTCCACAATCGGCGATTCTTTGAACGGCGAAAACACCGGCGGTAACACGTTGACGAGCCAGCAAAACGGTTCCAACAGCCAAAGTCTATGGCCGGCGTGGGTATATTGCACCAGATACTCGGACAGGCCCTCCTCTG GACCGCGTACAAGGCGAGTGAAACGTTCGCAGAACAGCAAGAGCAGTGTGCCGGAAGAGAAGAGACCCAGGACGGCCTTCAGCGCCGAGCAGCTGGCCAGGTTGAAAAGAGAATTCTCGGAGAATCGATATCTGACGGAAAGGAGGAGGCAGGA CTCGCGGGAGCTGAACCTAAATGAGGCCCAGATCAAGATCTGGTTCCAGAACAAACGGGCGAAGCTGAAGAAGGCGAGCGGACAGAAAAATCCGTTGGCTCTTCAACTAATGGCGCAAGGCCTTTACAATCATTCGACCGTGCCGgtggacgacgacgacgaagagaTCGTAAGCGAGAGAAATCGTTGA